Below is a window of Nostoc sp. KVJ3 DNA.
ATAGTCAAGCGCGATTCAACCCCAACGACTGGTCAAACGATGTCATTATTATTGATGAGTGCGACCAAGTTTTCTGGCATTTGCTCCACTCTACAACAGATGTGGCCAAGCGGCGGGTAGCGATACTGCGAAATTTCAAGCAGTTGGTACAGAATATTTTGGGCAGCGAACACGGCAAAATCTATCTGTCTTCTGCCGATGCCTCAGATACCGATATCAAGTACATTCTTTCTCTGGCAGGAGAATATAAAGTTAACCCGTTTGTAATCGTAAATAATTATCAGCCTGTTTCTGGCAAGTGCTACAACTACTCCGGCAGTAATCCCAAGAATTTGATTGCCGCGTTAGACAAGGCGATCGCAAAAGGGGGACATCATTTATTATGTTGTTCTGCCCAAAAAGCAAAGTCAAAATGGGGGACGCAAGCCCTTGAACAACGGTTTAAGCAGAAATTCCCACATCTACGAATTTTGAGAATTGACAGTCATTCTGTTTTAGACCCGAAACATGGGGCTTTTGAGTGTATTGCCCATCTCAACGAAATCCTCACGCAATATGATTTAGTAATAGCCTCACCCAGCTTGGAAACAGGGGTGTCTATCGACATTCGAGGTCATTTTAGTTCAGTCTGGGGAATATTCCAGGGAGTTCAGCCTGTGGACTCTGTACGGCAGATGTTGGCACGGTTACGGGAAACTGTTGACCGTCACATTTGGGTGAGTCAGTACGGAATGGGGACTGTGGGCAATGGTTCAACTTCTATGGGTGGATTATTGCGAAGTCAGGATATCGCAACACAAGCCAATATCGCTCTGTTGTCAGCTTCGGATAATGATGATTACTCATTCATTGATCAGAACTTTCAACCTGAATCTTTACAAACCTGGGCCAAGCGTGGGGCTGTTATCAACGTCGAGATGCGCCGTTATCGTGAATTTGTGCTGAAGGGTTTGGAAAGTGATGGGTACACCCTTATTGATGCTGATGATTCTGACCCCGACGAAACCAAGGAAGTCGTCAAAGAAGTGAAAGCAGCATCCAAAGAATTGTATAGGAGTGAATGCCTGGGGGTTTCTAAATCTGAAGATGTGTCAGATGACGAGCTGAAGAAGCTGCAAGAGAAGCGGGTAAAAACGAAAGAAGAAAGATACCAACAGCGTAAGGGTGAATTGTCCCGACGTTACGAAGTTGAAGCGACACCCGAATTAGTCGAAAAGGATGATAACGGCTGGTATCCCCAACTGCGGTTGCACTATTATCTCACTGTGGGGCGGGAGTTTTTGACCAGTCGGGACAGCAAACGGGCAAAGGCACAGGCTGAGGCTGGGGAGAATGCTATTTGGAAGCCAGATTTTAACAAGGGGCAGATGTTGTCGTCGGTGCTGTTCTTGGAAAGCCTTAATCTGTTGCAGTTGCTTACGCCTGGGGAGAAGTTACGAGGTTCTGATCAGAGAATGCAGAAATTTAAGGCGATCGCACTACAGCATCGGTTCTTGATCAAGAATTACCTGAACGTGACTATTTCGGAAAAACTGACTTCCATTGCGATCGCTCAGAAATTGCTGGACAAGATTGATCTGCGGCTGTCATACATTGGGCGGTTAGGGCCGAGGGGGAAGCGGGAGTGTGTTTATAAATTTGTTACTCCTAACGATGGGCGTGATTGTATTTTCAAGCAGTGGTTAAGTCGGGAGTTGGTGTCAGTCAGTAGTAATATAAATGTACCAACACCAATTACTGACACAACATCACTCCCCAGTAATGAGGATATGGGCGGACAGGAAAACCCCACTGATTCATGGTGGCAGCAGGTTAATCCCTAATCGTATTTTCAAAGAAATACGATTCATGTCCACAATCGCAACGAAAGGATGATGGATACATTTCTATTGCCATCTTAAACGCCACGATAAATACTCTCAAATACTACCATCTTTTATGAAATGAACGATTGCCTAGAGCAGTGGCGAGTGTCATTAACGGGATTTTCATGAGTTCTGTCGGAAAAAATAAATTTAAACGGTACAATAGTACATTTATACTATATAATTCCTACTAAATTGATTCAAAACACATGAAGCAAGTAGTTAGACAAATTAAAGAGCGAATCAAATTCGAGTTTGAATTAGAAGCAATTAAATATGAATTGTGGAGATTAGATGACTATGAATATAGAAAGCTTCAAAAAAATAGTTTTTTTATTAAAGATGAAGATTCATTCTTCAAGAATATTTACTTGTCTGAAAATAAAAGCCAAGACAATTTGAACCTAGCACAGTCGTTTATCACGTTAACTTGGCTTTTTGGAAATAGCAGTGATTCATTTGATAGTTGCAAAGGCTCTTTTAGCTTCCCATTATTACTAACTATTAATAAAACAATAGGAAATTTTTTCTATTTATTGCATATTTTTGATGCTAAAGGCTGGATATATTATCGAATATATAAAGTATTTGAAGATGAATCAGACATACCTCCAATCCAGAATGAAGTATTTGAATCAGAGTTTACACGCCAAGAAATTAATAATTTTCTCGACTATATACATAGATATATTAGTGAGTCTTTTAAAAGTTTAAATTCTGTAACTGCACCCGAACCATTTTTGAAAGCAATTGATGCAAGCTTGATAGTTTACGGTTATTACAATAACCAGTATATTGAGGAAGGATATAATAGTAAGCAGTCATATCAAGCAGCACTTAAAAGATTTCGGTTACTAGGGCTTTGGCCTTGGCAATCACAGAATATAAGTGGTTTGTTACAAACTATTATCAGTTAACTATCGGAAAGTTAAAGCAGCGATCCGGTCGTACTCTTGCTGCACTACTGAAACAGGCAATCGATTTAATCGGCTCTCTAACACCAAGGGAATTCCCTTTGGAAAATTAGTAATCTGAGATAACCACCAAGTATTGGCCGTAATCCGCGAATGTATATCTTGCCGTCCATCATTGTCTGAAATGTGAATTTCTAAAAGTTTCTCTGGTGGAAGTCCCAACCATTCATTCAACAGTATTTCGGTTTTGTCACGCCAAATGTTGAGATGGGCCAAGTCCACAACTATCTTGACCTGGGGAACATCTTGGCAAAATTGAGCAAGTTCTGAAGCATTATCCAAAAGGTTCTCAACAGTGCTATTTGTGAGTGTAGGATACATTGTTTCTACACCCAAAGCAATACCTCGCGTTAGACAAACCCGATGAAGACGATGAATATTTTCTACAAATGTTGTGTATGCTAAAACGCGTTCAGTGGTTTTACAAAAGTTTCCTCCATGTACTGAATAAGCGGTAACATCTATACTAGCTAGATAATCTGCCAATCGTTCAAAATATTTCCAATCTTGAGGTTGAGCTAGATTGAAAGGATAATGGCGTGCGCTGCAAACAAAAGCATGATGCGCTCGATAGAGCATTCCCTGTTGTCTAAAATCCTCTACTGCTTGCGCTGAATCAGTATCAGGTCGAGGCCCAATTGCTAGCTCAACATACCGGATTCCTGCATTCCAAAATATTGTTAATGCTTCACGGGTTGAAACTCCACCATAGGCTGACAAGCTCAAATACAATTGCATTAGTCTTCCTCTATGGATGAATAATTAAAAATAGCTCTTCTAGGTTTAAGTGCGAATATTTTGAGGGAGTAACCTACTAATGTGCTGATTTCAGCCGCTAATTGCTGTTTTTGTGACTCTGGATATTCCATATCTCTAAGTAAATATTTTACGTCACCATAAATGTAGTCCTCAATTTGCCCTTTTATAGAAGTTTCACTACACTCGTTCACGTTATATATGCGTTTTAATGGTATTTCATTGATCGAATGCTCAATTGAACCTAATTTTAGAGACAGAGTATAGCTATACCCGATAAAGTTACGTTCGTCATCATAACCATTCAGGTCTTCGTGAGTTTGGTAGTTGCTCAAA
It encodes the following:
- a CDS encoding plasmid replication protein, CyRepA1 family, whose translation is MSHFARIPVVPPIGKPLLIPDLAHFATSGRFVNICFDHDTKPETVQRVRTAITRMGRLLINSGCQLRVIDLPGTEKGVDDFVVAQGCDAFHALYNTAETLELWEIKLFTLLTYPPAIALNQRFLSGLIAPEGEKLIVLKAPKGTGKTEWLSSEVAKAHDQGRKVLIITHRIQLGEALCDRFGVDYVSEIKTSDTGGLLGYGVCVDSLHKDSQARFNPNDWSNDVIIIDECDQVFWHLLHSTTDVAKRRVAILRNFKQLVQNILGSEHGKIYLSSADASDTDIKYILSLAGEYKVNPFVIVNNYQPVSGKCYNYSGSNPKNLIAALDKAIAKGGHHLLCCSAQKAKSKWGTQALEQRFKQKFPHLRILRIDSHSVLDPKHGAFECIAHLNEILTQYDLVIASPSLETGVSIDIRGHFSSVWGIFQGVQPVDSVRQMLARLRETVDRHIWVSQYGMGTVGNGSTSMGGLLRSQDIATQANIALLSASDNDDYSFIDQNFQPESLQTWAKRGAVINVEMRRYREFVLKGLESDGYTLIDADDSDPDETKEVVKEVKAASKELYRSECLGVSKSEDVSDDELKKLQEKRVKTKEERYQQRKGELSRRYEVEATPELVEKDDNGWYPQLRLHYYLTVGREFLTSRDSKRAKAQAEAGENAIWKPDFNKGQMLSSVLFLESLNLLQLLTPGEKLRGSDQRMQKFKAIALQHRFLIKNYLNVTISEKLTSIAIAQKLLDKIDLRLSYIGRLGPRGKRECVYKFVTPNDGRDCIFKQWLSRELVSVSSNINVPTPITDTTSLPSNEDMGGQENPTDSWWQQVNP
- a CDS encoding sugar phosphate isomerase/epimerase family protein, with the protein product MQLYLSLSAYGGVSTREALTIFWNAGIRYVELAIGPRPDTDSAQAVEDFRQQGMLYRAHHAFVCSARHYPFNLAQPQDWKYFERLADYLASIDVTAYSVHGGNFCKTTERVLAYTTFVENIHRLHRVCLTRGIALGVETMYPTLTNSTVENLLDNASELAQFCQDVPQVKIVVDLAHLNIWRDKTEILLNEWLGLPPEKLLEIHISDNDGRQDIHSRITANTWWLSQITNFPKGIPLVLESRLNRLPVSVVQQEYDRIAALTFR